A window of Streptobacillus canis genomic DNA:
CAATAAATGAATTGATAGAAAAGGCAAAAGTTAGTAAAAGCACATTCTATAAAATGAAAAATGAACAGAATGTAACTACGGATGTTTTGCTTAGAATTTGCAATGCTTTAGATTGTGATATTGACGAAAT
This region includes:
- a CDS encoding helix-turn-helix domain-containing protein, coding for MIEKAKVSKSTFYKMKNEQNVTTDVLLRICNALDCDIDEIIECIKQ